One genomic segment of Deinococcus sp. HSC-46F16 includes these proteins:
- the gatC gene encoding Asp-tRNA(Asn)/Glu-tRNA(Gln) amidotransferase subunit GatC, with translation MIDPVSSAPLDAGEVGHLARLARLDLTPQEQEALRGDLGRILGYFEQLRAVDTAGVEEMQRPVTLVNVLRDDVPGEVFAPEVVATLAPEMEGGFVRVPRTVETD, from the coding sequence ATGATTGATCCCGTCAGCTCGGCGCCGCTGGACGCAGGGGAGGTGGGGCACCTCGCCCGCCTCGCGCGGCTGGACCTCACCCCCCAGGAACAGGAAGCCCTGCGCGGCGACCTCGGCCGCATCCTGGGCTACTTCGAGCAACTCCGGGCGGTGGACACCGCCGGAGTGGAGGAGATGCAGCGCCCCGTCACCCTCGTCAACGTCCTGCGCGACGACGTGCCCGGTGAAGTCTTCGCGCCGGAGGTCGTGGCGACCCTCGCCCCCGAGATGGAGGGCGGCTTCGTCCGAGTCCCGCGTACAGTGGAGACCGACTGA
- a CDS encoding protease complex subunit PrcB family protein: MTRTFLLSLALGAGTLAAAQSVNAIPATPLSAPTQTAPVQTQTAPERAATYPSGYTTEQLQAAQRALAGLPGLSALELDPTQGRVRVTVGTAVQRVAVLQRLTQAGLPTGVVTFAPNAPGATGTVTETPTPEAPANDRVYPSGYRLSQLQQAQSLLTGLSSLSTVGVSDRGVVEVNFNLSATDRAEVQRRLSAAGLPAGIVTFTAPTTNITTPSVTPTPGGRVSVTELASGTNAAVNTPAVQVASTQAALNALYRVAYGNQTGTPAVPALRSGETVVGVFLGQRPTGGYGVQVTGASVQNGVLTLTVDIRAPGPGAITTQALTSPWTLVRVPGTFTRVQLVNVAGQPVQLGTGTGGGQTR, translated from the coding sequence ATGACCCGGACCTTCCTCCTGTCTCTGGCCCTGGGCGCGGGTACCCTCGCCGCCGCGCAGAGTGTCAACGCCATTCCCGCCACGCCGCTGAGCGCCCCTACGCAGACAGCCCCGGTGCAGACCCAGACCGCGCCGGAACGCGCCGCCACCTACCCATCGGGCTACACCACCGAGCAGCTTCAGGCGGCGCAGCGGGCGCTGGCAGGGCTGCCCGGCCTGAGTGCGCTGGAACTCGACCCCACCCAGGGCCGCGTGCGCGTGACGGTGGGCACCGCCGTGCAGCGGGTCGCGGTGCTGCAACGGCTGACGCAGGCCGGATTGCCCACGGGTGTGGTGACCTTTGCCCCCAACGCGCCGGGAGCGACGGGCACGGTGACCGAGACGCCGACGCCGGAAGCTCCGGCCAACGACCGCGTCTACCCTTCCGGCTACCGTCTCTCGCAGTTGCAGCAGGCCCAGTCTCTGCTCACTGGTCTTTCCAGTCTCTCGACCGTGGGGGTGAGCGACCGGGGCGTCGTGGAGGTCAACTTCAATCTCTCGGCGACCGACCGCGCCGAAGTGCAGCGCCGCCTGAGCGCGGCGGGACTGCCTGCGGGCATCGTGACGTTCACCGCACCCACGACAAACATCACCACCCCCAGCGTCACCCCCACCCCCGGAGGCCGCGTGAGCGTCACCGAACTCGCCAGCGGCACCAACGCCGCCGTGAACACCCCCGCCGTGCAGGTTGCCAGCACCCAGGCCGCGCTGAATGCCCTGTACCGCGTCGCCTACGGCAACCAGACGGGAACGCCCGCCGTGCCCGCCCTGCGCTCCGGTGAAACGGTGGTCGGCGTCTTCCTGGGGCAGCGGCCCACCGGGGGGTACGGCGTCCAGGTCACGGGCGCCAGCGTTCAGAACGGTGTCCTCACCCTGACGGTGGACATCCGCGCTCCGGGGCCGGGCGCGATCACCACCCAGGCCCTCACCAGCCCCTGGACGTTGGTGCGCGTGCCGGGCACCTTCACCCGCGTGCAACTTGTGAACGTGGCCGGACAGCCGGTCCAACTCGGCACGGGCACCGGCGGCGGCCAGACCCGCTGA